In one window of Lepidochelys kempii isolate rLepKem1 chromosome 27, rLepKem1.hap2, whole genome shotgun sequence DNA:
- the GRN gene encoding progranulin produces the protein MWSLVPLWLALSGAVTSLRCPDGRVCQGLDVCCRDPGGDGYACCPPSLGSSHSVPMTQASSVAKPAGTVCPDGTWCPVEHSCLRTSAGSFSCCPLSEAVACADRHRCCPQGSHCSADGKSCFVFPGLPAADAVQCPDGESECPNESTCCMMPTGSWGCCPMPQAACCVDKVHCCPHASTCDLEHARCLSAAGEQPLGSKVPARKRAPWQGVPASFIMITCPSHQSACPDGTTCCQLPTSQDGCCPLQNAVCCQDHVHCCPKGYTCDPAGGSCLPPAAPVPWLEKTPARVRAPSAGRDVQCDEQTSCPEGSTCCRLATGDWGCCPLEEAMCCQDHVHCCPKGYTCDPAGGSCLPPAAPVPWLEKTPARVRAPSAGRDVQCDEQTSCPEGSTCCRLATGHWGCCPLEEAVCCQDHVHCCPKGYTCDPAGGSCHPPAAPVPWLEKTPARVRAPSAGRDVQCDEQTSCPEGSTCCRLATGDWGCCPLEEAVCCQDHVHCCPKGYTCDPAGGSCLPPAAPVPWLEKTPARVRAPSAGRDVQCDEQTSCPEGSTCCRLATGHWGCCPLEEAVCCQDHVHCCPKGYTCDPAGGSCHPPAAPVPWLEKTPARVRAPSAGRDVQCDEQTSCPEGSTCCRLATGDWGCCPLPEAVCCQDHVHCCPKGHTCDPVGGSCQQALLSVPWAPKAPAHVPGAAQSRGVKCNQTVSCEDGQTCCKSETGTWACCHLPNAVCCEDHQHCCPGGYTCNLATQSCEKQQAGRVLPGALSLVASLLPASLEPSNQVTCDAQHYCRTRQTCCKAASGTWACCPYFMGSCCPDQRHCCPWGYRCSRLSLDCKRRWPPRWDAGAPWLL, from the exons ATGTGGTCGCTCGTGCCATTGTGGCTGGCGCTGTCTGGAGCAGTGACCTCCCTGCGGTGCCCCGATGGCCGGGTGTGCCAGGGGCTTGATGTCTGCTGCCGGGATCCCGGAGGGGATGGCTATGCCTGCTGCCCACCGTCTCTG GGCTCCTCGCACTCCGTGCCTATGACCCAGGCCAGCAGCGTGGCCAAGCCTGCCGGGACCGTGTGCCCCGATGGTACCTGGTGCCCCGTGGAACACAGCTGCCTGCGCACGTCGGCCGGCTCCTTCAGCTGCTGCCCATTGTCAGAG GCCGTCGCCTGTGCCGACAGGCATCGCTGCTGCCCCCAGGGGTCCCACTGCAGTGCCGACGGCAAATCCTGCTTTGTGTTCCCAG GTCTCCCGGCCGCTGATGCTGTCCAGTGCCCTGATGGCGAATCAGAGTGTCCCAATGAGTCCACCTGCTGCATGATGCCCactggctcctgggggtgctgcccCATGCCACAG GCCGCGTGCTGCGTGGACAAGGTGCACTGCTGCCCCCATGCCAGCACCTGCGACCTGGAACATGCCCGCTGCCTCTCAGCCGCCGGCGAGCAGCCCCTGGGCAGCAAGGTGCCGGCCCGGAAGCGTGCGCCATGGCAGGGAGTGCCAG cctcATTTATCATGATCACCTGCCCCAGCCACCAGTCAGCGTGTCCGGATGGCACCACCTGCTGCCAGCTGCCCACCAGCCAGGACGGCTGCTGCCCACTGCAGAAT gcCGTGTGCTGCCAGGACCACGTCCATTGCTGCCCCAAGGGGTACACCTGCGACCCGGCGGGGGGCAGCTGCCTCCCGCCCGCCGCCCCCGTCCCCTGGCTGGAGAAAACCCCGGCGCGGGTgcgagcgccctctgctggccggGACGTGCAGTGCGACGAGCAGACCAGCTGTCCTGAGGGCAGCACCTGCTGCAGGCTGGCCACCGGGGACTGGGGCTGCTGCCCCCTGGAGGAG gcCATGTGCTGCCAGGACCATGTCCATTGCTGCCCCAAGGGGTACACCTGCGACCCGGCGGGGGGCAGCTGCCTCCCGCCCGCCGCCCCCGTCCCCTGGCTGGAGAAAACCCCGGCGCGGGTgcgagcgccctctgctggccggGACGTGCAGTGCGACGAGCAGACCAGCTGTCCTGAGGGCAGCACCTGCTGCAGGCTGGCCACCGGGCACTGGGGCTGCTGCCCCCTGGAGGAG gcCGTGTGCTGCCAGGACCACGTCCATTGCTGCCCCAAGGGGTACACCTGCGACCCGGCGGGGGGCAGCTGCCACCCGCCCGCCGCCCCCGTCCCCTGGCTGGAGAAAACCCCGGCGCGGGTgcgagcgccctctgctggccggGACGTGCAGTGCGACGAGCAGACCAGCTGTCCTGAGGGCAGCACCTGCTGCAGGCTGGCCACCGGGGACTGGGGCTGCTGCCCCCTGGAGGAG gcCGTGTGCTGCCAGGACCACGTCCATTGCTGCCCCAAGGGGTACACCTGCGACCCGGCGGGGGGCAGCTGCCTCCCGCCCGCCGCCCCCGTCCCCTGGCTGGAGAAAACCCCGGCGCGGGTgcgagcgccctctgctggccggGACGTGCAGTGCGACGAGCAGACCAGCTGTCCTGAGGGCAGCACCTGCTGCAGGCTGGCCACCGGGCACTGGGGCTGCTGCCCCCTGGAGGAG gcCGTGTGCTGCCAGGACCACGTCCATTGCTGCCCCAAGGGGTACACCTGCGACCCGGCGGGGGGCAGCTGCCACCCGCCCGCCGCCCCCGTCCCCTGGCTGGAGAAAACCCCGGCGCGGGTgcgagcgccctctgctggccggGACGTGCAGTGCGACGAGCAGACCAGCTGTCCTGAGGGCAGCACCTGCTGCAGGCTGGCCACCGGGGACTGGGGCTGCTGCCCCTTGCCGGAG GCCGTGTGCTGCCAGGACCACGTCCATTGCTGCCCCAAGGGACACACGTGCGACCCGGTGGGGGGCAGCTGCCAGCAGGCCCTGCTCTCTGTGCCCTGGGCACCCAAGGCTCCAGCACACGTTCCTGGCGCCGCCCAGAGCAGAGGTGTGAAGTGCAACCAGACAGTCAGCTGCGAGGACGGGCAGACCTGCTGCAAGAGCGAGACGGGCACCTGGGCCTGCTGCCATCTGCCGAAT gctgtgtgctgtgaggatcACCAGCACTGCTGCCCAGGGGGCTACACCTGCAACCTGGCCACGCAGAGCTGTGAGAAGCAGCAGGCTGGGCGGGTGCTGCCCGGGGCCCTGAGCCTCGTCGCCTCCCTGCTGCCCGCCAGCCTGGAGCCCAGCAACCAGGTGACCTGCGACGCCCAGCACTACTGCCGCACCCGCCAGACCTGCTGCAAGGCTGCCTCGGGCACCTGGGCTTGCTGCCCCTACTTCATG GGCTCCTGCTGCCCCGACCAACGCCACTGCTGTCCCTGGGGCTACCGATGCTCCAGGTTGAGCCTCGACTGCAAGCGGCGCTGGCCTCCACGCTGGGACGCCGGTGCCCCCTGGCTGCTGTGA
- the TMEM98 gene encoding transmembrane protein 98 — METVVIVAISVLATIFLASFVALVVVCRQRYCRPKDLLNHYDTKPIVDLIGAMETQSEPSELELDDVVITNPHIEAILENEDWIEDASGLVSHCIAILKICHTLTEKLVAMTMGSGARMKSPASLSDIIVVAKRISPRVDDVVRSMYPPLDPKLLDARTTALLLSVSHLVLVTRNACHLTSGMDWIDQSLSAAEEHMTVLREAALATEPERSIVGGAESFLQEQSAI; from the exons ATGGAAACCGTGGTGATAGTTGCCATCAGCGTGCTCGCTACTATCTTCCTGGCGTCCTTCGTGGCGCTTGTGGTGGTTTGCAGGCAGCGCTACTGCCGGCCCAAGGATCTCCTGAACCATTACGATACCAA ACCGATCGTCGACCTTATTGGGGCGATGGAGACGCAGTCGGAGCCCTCGGAGCTGGAGCTGGACGACGTCGTGATAACAAACCCCCACATCGAGGCCATTCTAGAGAATGAGGACTGGATTGAAGATGCTTC GGGCCTGGTCTCTCACTGCATCGCCATCCTCAAG ATTTGTCACACTTTGACAGAGAAGCTCGTTGCAATGACAATGGGCTCTGGGGCCAGAATGAAATCCCCCGCGAGCCTGAGTGACATTATTGTGGTCGCAAAGCGGATCAGCCCCAG GGTGGATGATGTTGTGAGGTCAATGTACCCGCCTCTGGATCCCAAGCTTCTGGATGCACG GACAACAGCCCTGCTGCTGTCTGTCAGCCACCTCGTCCTGGTGACCAGGAACGCCTGCCACCTAACCAGTGGCATGGACTGGATCGACCAATCGCTGTCTGCCGCGGAGGAGCACATGACGGTGCTGCGCGAAGCTGCTCTGGCCACCGAGCCCGAGAGAAGCATCGTAGGGGGCGCAGAAAGCTTCCTGCAGGAGCAGTCTGCCATCTGA